In a genomic window of Flavobacterium sp. KACC 22761:
- a CDS encoding IS6 family transposase, whose product MNTKGHCYPKSIILQAVYFKLRFTLSYRDVEEIMKMRGVSVDHATIQRWVYKFTPLLESEMKKRKVRVGASWRLDETYIKVKGIWCYLYQAVDKLGNTVDFLLTRKRQRMGAQSFLIKAISNNYKPRVINIDKSGSNTAAIKVYNKRSFSKVKIRQCKYLNNIVEQDHRFIKWRIQNGLGFKSFESARRTLSGIEVVHMLRKNQMIGHGTTMFKSFCKLAG is encoded by the coding sequence ATGAATACTAAAGGTCATTGCTATCCGAAGTCTATTATACTGCAGGCAGTATATTTTAAGCTTAGGTTTACATTAAGCTATCGGGATGTTGAAGAGATCATGAAAATGCGAGGAGTTTCTGTTGATCATGCTACTATTCAGCGCTGGGTTTATAAGTTTACACCTTTGCTTGAGTCAGAGATGAAGAAGAGAAAAGTCAGAGTAGGGGCGAGTTGGAGATTGGATGAAACCTATATCAAAGTAAAAGGTATTTGGTGTTATTTATATCAAGCGGTAGATAAATTAGGCAATACAGTAGACTTTCTTTTGACCAGAAAAAGACAGAGAATGGGTGCTCAGTCATTTCTAATTAAAGCAATTAGTAATAACTACAAGCCAAGAGTAATAAATATTGATAAAAGTGGATCTAATACTGCCGCTATCAAAGTCTATAACAAGCGTTCATTCTCAAAGGTTAAAATTCGGCAGTGTAAATATCTCAACAATATTGTAGAACAGGACCATCGATTTATAAAATGGAGGATACAAAATGGGTTAGGCTTTAAAAGCTTTGAATCGGCAAGACGAACATTGAGCGGAATTGAAGTTGTGCATATGCTGAGAAAGAATCAGATGATTGGACATGGTACAACTATGTTTAAATCATTCTGTAAATTGGCGGGCTAA